The Pukyongia salina genome segment ACGATAATTCGTCAATAAGCTGCGGGCGTTTCACGGCCGATGAGTTTACACATACCTTATCTGCTCCGTTCTTCAGTAACAAATCTACATCCTCAACACTGGAGATACCACCACCTACAGTAAATGGTATCCTTATCTTAGCTGCTACTCTTAGAACCAGTTCTGCCAGGGTTTTTCGTTTTTCTTCCGTCGCCGAAATATCCAGGAATACCAATTCATCTGCACCAGATTCACTGTAAAGTGCGGCCAATTCCACCGGATCCCCGGCATCACGGAGATTGACGAAATTCACCCCTTTAACGGTGCGGCCGTCTTTTATATCCAGGCAGGGTATGATCCTTTTAGTGAGCATTCAGTATAAAATTTTCTAGTTGTTTTAATGAGATCCTGTCTTCATAAATGGCTTTTCCAATAATTACCCCTTCACAGCCCAGTTCCTGTAATCTTGCTAATTCGGAAAAATGAGAGATCCCCCCTGAAGCGATGAGTGAAAGCGTTTCAATTTCACCCAGGATCTTTTCGTATAAGTTAAAGGAAGGGCCTTTAAGCATTCCGTCCCTGTTTATGTCTGTACCAATACAGTAAGTTATCCCCTGCTCTGTATATTTTTTTATAAATGGGATAAGTTCTTCTTCCGAGTCTTCCTGCCATCCGCTAATAGCCACCATCTCATTCTTTGCATCAGCCCCGAGGATGATCTTGTCACTTCCATAGGATTTAAGCCACTTCAGAAATAAATCTGGGGATCGAACAGCGATGCTACCTCCCGTGATCTGGGAAGCTCCACTTCTAAAGGCAATTTTCACATCCTCATCACTCTTCAGACCACCGCCGAAGTCTATTTTCAATTTGGTTTTCGAAGCAATTCTCTC includes the following:
- the hisA gene encoding 1-(5-phosphoribosyl)-5-[(5-phosphoribosylamino)methylideneamino]imidazole-4-carboxamide isomerase; its protein translation is MRIIPAIDIIDGKCVRLTKGDYSTQIVYNQDPVEVAKMFEDHGIEYIHVVDLDGARSQGIVNYRCLERIASKTKLKIDFGGGLKSDEDVKIAFRSGASQITGGSIAVRSPDLFLKWLKSYGSDKIILGADAKNEMVAISGWQEDSEEELIPFIKKYTEQGITYCIGTDINRDGMLKGPSFNLYEKILGEIETLSLIASGGISHFSELARLQELGCEGVIIGKAIYEDRISLKQLENFILNAH